In one window of Sardina pilchardus chromosome 23, fSarPil1.1, whole genome shotgun sequence DNA:
- the zfand5b gene encoding AN1-type zinc finger protein 5b — protein MAQETNSSPVPILCTTGCGFYGNPRTNGMCSVCYKDHLNRQNSGVSPLSTMGSSGVSSTSAEVSAIQRIEATLSEAVSGMESASASAAVAAAAAAAAALPVTQQMTEMSISCQEEAPENAEPVLTQPLASPTLATDGAEEAGAPEPPKPKKNRCFSCRKKVGLTGFDCRCGNIFCGIHRYSDKHNCPYDYKAEAAAKIRKENPVVVADKIQRI, from the exons ATGGCCCAGGAAACTAACTCAAGCCCAGTTCCCATTCTGTGCACCACCGGCTGTGGTTTCTATGGCAACCCACGCACCAATGGCATGTGCTCGGTGTGCTACAAGGATCACCTGAACCGACAGAACAGTGGAGTCAGCCCACTCAGCACTATGG gttccaGTGGCGTGTCGAGTACCTCCGCTGAGGTGTCGGCCATCCAGCGGATAGAGGCCACTCTGAGCGAAGCGGTCAGTGGGATGGAGTCGGCCAG TGCATCGGCCGCAgtagcagcggcggcagcggcagcagcagccctgCCAGTCACACAGCAGATGACTGAGATGAGCATCTCCTGCCAGGAGGAGGCGCCAGAGAACGcagagccag TGCTGACCCAACCTTTGGCCTCTCCCACTCTGGCCACAGACGGAGCTGAGGAAGCCGGAGCGCCAGAGCCCCCCAAACCCAAGAAGAACCGCTGCTTCAGCTGCAGGAAGAAGGTCGGCCTCACAG GGTTTGACTGTCGCTGTGGAAACATTTTCTGTGGCATTCACCGTTACTCGGACAAGCACAACTGCCCTTACGACTACAAGGCTGAGGCGGCAGCCAAGATCCGCAAGGAGAACCCAGTGGTGGTGGCCGACAAGATCCAGAGAATATAA